A region of the Kaistia geumhonensis genome:
AGTTTTTTCGTCCGCGCAAAGAAAAGCCTGCCGCCCGGTATCGAGGGCGGCAGGCAAGACAGTCTGATCGACGAGGGCCGCCGCGAGAAATCAGGCCGAATCGGTCGGCACCCCTCGCGATGGCAGCGCGGTCCCGCTAGCGCGACTTCTTGTAGAGCTGGGTCGCGATCTCGAACATTTCCTCGGGCGCATAGTCGGGTGTGAAGGCGGAGGGAACGCCGGTCAGCTGGTGGATCTTGCCCCCCTCCGGCATGCCTTCGACAATCTCGAGCTCGCCGGGCGGGTCTCCGGGCAGGGCCTGTTCGCCCTCCCAGATGCCGGCCATGTCGCGATAGTCGTCCGGGCTGAAGGTGTAGAGGCGGCGATGCGAGCCCTCGGCCAGGTATTTCTGGCATTCCGGGATGTTGGAGAGGTTGATGTTGGGTGTCGGCAGCATCTTCTCGATTTCGACGCCCGTCACCTTCTTCAGTGCCAGCGCATAGGCGTGGGCGTGAACGGAGCCGCGCACGAGGAGATAGCCGCAGACCTCGCGGCCGGTTGGGTCCGTCAGCGTCTCGTAGACGCGCAGCTTGTGCAGCCTGGCCCCGCATTCGAGATGGAAGTTGTGCAGAAGGTCCACGATCACGTTGCCGGTGGTCGTGATGAAATCGTTGTTCCAGCTCGCGCCGTTGCTGTTGACCGGCGTCGCGCCGCCGCCATTCGAAAGGAAAGCCGCGGCGAGGCGGATATCCTTCATGTCTTCGAAGGGCGCGCCCGAGATGTCGCCGCCGTCGGTCTCGTCGCTGTCATTGTCGGGGCCGTTGTTCAGCATCGCGACGCCATTGCTGACCAGCTCGACATGGCCGAGCTCCTCCGCGGTGATGCTGGCGACCAGCGAGTAAAACGGCTTCAGCTTGTCCTTGCTGCGGAAATTGAAGCTCTGGAACATGTAGTTCCCGAGCGTGGACATTTCTCCGTATTTACCGCCGAGCAGTTCCTGCAAAGCTGCGGCGGCGTTGGCGTCTTGTCTCTTCGGAGCAGGCAGATCCACCTGCAGCTTGTTCACTCTCAGGAACATGGCAATACCTCCAGCGATTTCGGATTATCCATCCGCCA
Encoded here:
- a CDS encoding manganese catalase family protein, whose amino-acid sequence is MFLRVNKLQVDLPAPKRQDANAAAALQELLGGKYGEMSTLGNYMFQSFNFRSKDKLKPFYSLVASITAEELGHVELVSNGVAMLNNGPDNDSDETDGGDISGAPFEDMKDIRLAAAFLSNGGGATPVNSNGASWNNDFITTTGNVIVDLLHNFHLECGARLHKLRVYETLTDPTGREVCGYLLVRGSVHAHAYALALKKVTGVEIEKMLPTPNINLSNIPECQKYLAEGSHRRLYTFSPDDYRDMAGIWEGEQALPGDPPGELEIVEGMPEGGKIHQLTGVPSAFTPDYAPEEMFEIATQLYKKSR